A window from Numida meleagris isolate 19003 breed g44 Domestic line chromosome 21, NumMel1.0, whole genome shotgun sequence encodes these proteins:
- the TGFA gene encoding protransforming growth factor alpha: protein MPGEAAALALGMLVAVCHALENTTSALSDPPVAAAVRSHFNECPDSHRQFCFHGTCRFLVQEDKPACVCHSGYVGTRCEHADLLAVVAANQKKQTITALLVVAVVASAVLIAACVLVHCCRLRKRCGCCRAPLCGQEKPSGLLKGGASCCHAESVV from the exons ATGCCGGGAGAGGCGGCCGCGCTGGCGTTGG GCATGCTGGTGGCTGTGTGCCATGCCCTGGAGAACACGACGTCAGCGCTGAGCG ATCCCCCCGTGGCAGCGGCCGTGCGGTCACACTTCAATGAGTGCCCCGACTCCCACCGACAGTTCTGCTTCCATGGGACGTGCCGCTTCCTGGTGCAGGAGGACAAGCCGGCGTGCGT GTGCCACTCGGGTTACGTGGGGACACGCTGTGAGCACGCCGACCTGCTGGCCGTGGTGGCCGCCAACCAGAAGAAGCAGACGATCACCGCGCTGCTGGTGGTGGCCGTGGTGGCCTCGGCGGTGCTCATCGCCGCCTGCGTGCTCGTCCA ctgctgccgGCTGCGGAAGCGCTGCGGGTGCTGCCGGGCGCCGCTGTGCGGGCAGGAGAAACCATCGGGGCTGCTGAAGGGCGGAGCGTCCTGCTGCCATGCTGAGAGCG TTGTCTGA